GAAGTGCCAGAACATCGACAGGCAGATGAGCCGGCGCTTCATCGGCTGGATGAGGCCGTGCTGACCGATCTGGACCAGCGAGGCGGCGATCCAGATCAGGCCCACCGTCACATGGGCGCCATGCGTGCCCACCAGTGTGAAGAAAGCTGACAGAAAGGCGCTGCGCTGCGGCCCTGCACCCTCTGCGATGAGGTGCGAGAACTCGTAGAGTTCGACGCCGACGAAGGCGAGGCCGAGCAATCCGGTGATCGCGAGCCAGAAGCGGGTCGGCCCGACGCGGCCCGCTTCCATGTGCGGCATCGCCTCGCCGAAGGTGATCGAGGAGGCGAGCAGGAAGGCGGTGTTCAACGCGACGAGCTTCAGGTCGAAGATCTCGCGCGGTACGGGACCACCGGCGTAGCTAGTGCTCACCACCCCGAACATCGCGAACAGCGAGGCGAAGATGAGCGCGTCGCTCATCAGGTAGATCCAGAAGCCGAGCACGGTGGCGCCGTTGCCGCCGTGATCATGGTCTTCCTGTTCGGCGAGATGCCAGGTCGTGCTCGCCTGGCGAGGCCCAAGTACGTGGTCGGTCATGTCAGGCTCCGGCGGCGAGCAGCTGCCGCCGCTCGCTCTCTGTGCGGGTCACTTCGTCCGCGGGGATGAAGTAGTCGCGCTTGAAGTTGAAGGTGTGACCGACGGCCACGATGAGCAGCCCCGCGAAGCTGAGCGCAGCCAGCCACCACATGTACCAGACCATGCCGAAGCCGAGCGCGAGAGCGAGGCCCGCAAGGATCACGCCGCTGCCCGTGTTGCGCGGCATGTGGATCGGGCGGAAGCCGTCCGCCGGCCGCTCATAGCCTCGTGCCTTCATGTCATACCAGGCATCGAGGTCATGGACGACGGGCGTGATCGCGAAGTTGTAGGCCGGGGGCGGCGAACTGGTCGACCATTCCAGGGTCCGGCCGTTCCACGGGTCGCCCGTCACATCCGCGAGCTGCTTGCGCTTCACGAAGCCGATCACGATGCTCATCACGAAGCCGAGGATACCGACCAGGATGATCACCGCGCCGATCGCGGCGATCACGAAATAGGGCTGGATGCTGATGTCGTCGAAGTGGTGCACGCGTCGCGGCTCGCCCATCAGGCCCACCACGTAGATCGGCGTCCAGGCGACCCAGTAGCCGATCACCCAGCCCCAGAAGGCAACCTTGCCCCAGAACTCGTCGAGCTTGAAGCCGAACGCCTTGGGGAACCAGTAGGTCATGCCCGCGAACAGCGCGAACACGACGCCGCCGATGATGACGTTGTGGAAGTGGGCGACGAGGAACAACGAATTGTGGAACACGAAGTCGGCGGGAGGAATGGCGAGCAGCACCCCGGTCATGCCGCCGACCACGAAGGTCAGCATGAAGGCGACGACCCATTGCATCGGCAGCTCGAAGCGGATGTCACCCTTGTACATGGTGAACAGCCAGTTGAAGATCTTCGCGCCCGTCGGGATCGAGATCACCATGGTGGCGATGCCGAAGAAGCTGTTCACGGTCGGCCCTGCGCCCATCGTGAAGAAGTGGTGCAGCCAGACGAGATAGGACAGGATCGTGATGACCACCGTCGCATAGACCATCGACGAGTAACCGAAGAGCGGCTTGCCCGAGAAGGTGGCGGTTATTTCGGAGTAGATGCCGAACGCCGGCAGGACCAGGACGTAGACCTCCGGGTGTCCCCAGATCCACACCATGTTCCAGTACATCATCGGCGCGCCGCCGAGCTCGTTGGTGAAGAAGTTGGTGCCGACATAGCGGTCGAGCATCAGCAGGAAGAAGGCGGCGGTCAGCGCCGGGAAGATGGCGATCGCCAGCACGTTGCTGCACAGCGCGGTCCAGCAGAAGACCGGCATCTTCATCAAGGTCATGCCCGGCGCGCGCATCTTGATGATGGTCGCGACCATGTTGATGGCGGACAGGGTGGTGCCCACGCCCGCGATCTGCAGCGACCAGAGGTAATAGTCGACGCCGGTATCGGGGCTGTAGGCGAGCTCGGCAAGCGGCGCGTAGGACAGCCAGCCGGTGCGAGCAAACTCGCCGACGAACAGCGAGATCATCACCAGCACGGCGCCGGCGGCCGTCAGCCAGAAGCTGAGATTGTTGAGGAAAGGGAAGGCGACGTCACGCGCGCCGATCTGGAGCGGCATCACGAAGTTGATGATGCCCACCACCAGCGGGATCGCGACAAAGAAGATCATGATCGTGCCGTGCGCGGTGAAGATCTGATCATAGTGGTGCGCCGGCAGGTAGCCCTGGTCGGCTCCGAAAGCGACGGCCTGCTGCGCCCGCATCATGAGCGCGTCCGAGAAGCCCCGCAGCAGCATGACGATGCCGAGGATGATGTACATGATGCCGATCTTCTTGTGATCGACGCTCGTGAACCACTCGCTCCAGAGATAACCCCAGAGGCGGTACTTGGTCACGGCACCCACGATGCCGAGCCCGAGCAGGGACAC
This window of the Sphingomonas sp. FARSPH genome carries:
- the cyoC gene encoding cytochrome o ubiquinol oxidase subunit III, with product MTDHVLGPRQASTTWHLAEQEDHDHGGNGATVLGFWIYLMSDALIFASLFAMFGVVSTSYAGGPVPREIFDLKLVALNTAFLLASSITFGEAMPHMEAGRVGPTRFWLAITGLLGLAFVGVELYEFSHLIAEGAGPQRSAFLSAFFTLVGTHGAHVTVGLIWIAASLVQIGQHGLIQPMKRRLICLSMFWHFLDIIWIGVFTFVYLYGVIR
- the cyoB gene encoding cytochrome o ubiquinol oxidase subunit I, with amino-acid sequence MSDSLLKSVFGRLTWESFPFHEPILLTTFIVVSLLGLGIVGAVTKYRLWGYLWSEWFTSVDHKKIGIMYIILGIVMLLRGFSDALMMRAQQAVAFGADQGYLPAHHYDQIFTAHGTIMIFFVAIPLVVGIINFVMPLQIGARDVAFPFLNNLSFWLTAAGAVLVMISLFVGEFARTGWLSYAPLAELAYSPDTGVDYYLWSLQIAGVGTTLSAINMVATIIKMRAPGMTLMKMPVFCWTALCSNVLAIAIFPALTAAFFLLMLDRYVGTNFFTNELGGAPMMYWNMVWIWGHPEVYVLVLPAFGIYSEITATFSGKPLFGYSSMVYATVVITILSYLVWLHHFFTMGAGPTVNSFFGIATMVISIPTGAKIFNWLFTMYKGDIRFELPMQWVVAFMLTFVVGGMTGVLLAIPPADFVFHNSLFLVAHFHNVIIGGVVFALFAGMTYWFPKAFGFKLDEFWGKVAFWGWVIGYWVAWTPIYVVGLMGEPRRVHHFDDISIQPYFVIAAIGAVIILVGILGFVMSIVIGFVKRKQLADVTGDPWNGRTLEWSTSSPPPAYNFAITPVVHDLDAWYDMKARGYERPADGFRPIHMPRNTGSGVILAGLALALGFGMVWYMWWLAALSFAGLLIVAVGHTFNFKRDYFIPADEVTRTESERRQLLAAGA